GGAGCCATGGCGGCGACTGGTGTGTGTCCCTGCGGTAGTGGGATCGACTACCGCGCCTGTTGCGAACCGCTGCACGACGGTGTGCGGCCGGCGTCGACCGCGGAGGAGCTGATGCGGTCGCGCTATGCCGCGTTCGCAAAAGGTCTCGCCGACTACCTGTTTCGGACCTGGCATCCGCGGACCCGGCCGCCGGAGGTGAGCGTCGATCCGCAGATGGCGTGGCGCGGACTCGCGATCAGCGATGTCGTCGCCGGCGGCCCGGACGACGACCGCGGCGAAGTGGAGTTCGTGGCACGCTACGTCAAGGCGGGGCAGGTCGGCGCCGTGCATGAGCGGAGCCGCTTCGAACGCCGCGCCGGCCGCTGGTTCTACGTCGACGCGCTCTGAGTCACTTGCGCTGCGCGGCGGCCAGCCGCTGCTGGAACTCGGGGGACAGGATCGAGGAGGCCTGCGGGCCGAGTTCGGTGTCGACGGCGA
The window above is part of the Mycolicibacterium rutilum genome. Proteins encoded here:
- a CDS encoding YchJ family protein: MAATGVCPCGSGIDYRACCEPLHDGVRPASTAEELMRSRYAAFAKGLADYLFRTWHPRTRPPEVSVDPQMAWRGLAISDVVAGGPDDDRGEVEFVARYVKAGQVGAVHERSRFERRAGRWFYVDAL